A stretch of the Halorussus salinus genome encodes the following:
- a CDS encoding HVO_2922 family protein, protein MSKATFELYEDKSGKWRWRLVHDNRNVVADSGQGYASKQKAEQGIESVKNNAADADVVVDD, encoded by the coding sequence ATGAGCAAAGCCACGTTCGAACTGTACGAGGACAAGAGCGGAAAATGGCGCTGGCGTCTCGTTCACGACAACCGTAACGTCGTCGCGGACTCGGGACAGGGCTACGCCTCGAAGCAGAAGGCCGAGCAGGGAATCGAGAGCGTGAAAAACAACGCGGCCGACGCCGACGTTGTCGTAGACGACTGA
- a CDS encoding VOC family protein, producing MTDATDPETPEIRVDHVGIAVRSVADAEPLLELLGAEKLVHEEDPTGAFRWAYYLLGDASRIELIEPIEGEDSFLTDFLAENGPGMHHVTLEVAEMDAAIAALEAEGIRVVDRTDYDEWREAFVSPRNPTGVLWQLMEYRESFADERPDPDRLYIGGKRLAE from the coding sequence ATGACCGACGCGACCGACCCCGAAACGCCCGAAATCCGCGTGGACCACGTCGGCATCGCGGTCCGCTCGGTCGCCGACGCCGAACCGCTGTTGGAACTCCTCGGGGCCGAGAAGTTGGTTCACGAGGAGGACCCGACCGGCGCGTTCCGGTGGGCCTACTACCTGCTGGGCGACGCCTCTCGAATCGAACTTATCGAACCAATCGAGGGCGAAGACTCCTTTCTGACCGACTTCCTCGCTGAGAACGGGCCGGGGATGCACCACGTCACGCTCGAAGTCGCCGAGATGGACGCCGCCATCGCGGCGCTGGAAGCCGAGGGAATTCGGGTCGTGGACCGGACCGACTACGACGAGTGGCGCGAGGCGTTCGTCTCGCCCCGCAATCCCACGGGCGTCCTCTGGCAACTCATGGAGTACCGCGAGTCGTTCGCCGACGAGCGGCCCGACCCCGACCGCCTCTACATCGGCGGGAAGCGGTTGGCGGAGTAG
- a CDS encoding quinone oxidoreductase family protein, whose translation MKRVEVTEFGSSDALEVTDAETPEPGPGEVRIAVEAAGVNFADIMQRRGHYVGGPEPTYVPGMEAAGTIDAVGEGVEREEGERVVAMTGRNAYAEYVVADAQSVFEVPEEMSFDEAAGFPVQFMTAHAVLHEWGELEEGERVLVHAAAGGVGTAAVQLASAAGAEVFGTASTDEKLALAERLGCDHPINYEEEDFREVVEDETDGEGVDLVLDGVGGETFARSLDALSHFGRIVAYGAASGEPGRVETTRLLFENKSVEGFHLGNALQRDPQRILRSVPELQGLLAAGELEIVVGERFPLEDAAEAHEAIENRETTGKVVLNP comes from the coding sequence ATGAAGCGAGTCGAAGTGACGGAGTTCGGCAGTAGCGACGCGCTGGAAGTCACCGACGCGGAGACGCCCGAACCGGGACCGGGCGAGGTCCGCATCGCGGTCGAGGCCGCGGGCGTCAACTTCGCCGACATCATGCAACGCCGCGGTCACTACGTCGGCGGCCCGGAACCGACCTACGTACCGGGGATGGAGGCCGCGGGAACCATCGACGCGGTGGGCGAGGGCGTCGAGCGCGAGGAGGGCGAGCGCGTCGTCGCGATGACCGGCCGGAACGCCTACGCCGAGTACGTCGTCGCCGACGCCCAGTCGGTGTTCGAGGTGCCCGAGGAGATGTCCTTCGACGAGGCGGCGGGCTTCCCGGTCCAGTTCATGACCGCCCACGCGGTCCTCCACGAGTGGGGCGAGTTGGAAGAAGGCGAGCGCGTCCTCGTCCACGCCGCGGCGGGCGGGGTCGGCACCGCGGCGGTCCAGTTGGCCAGCGCGGCAGGCGCGGAGGTGTTCGGCACCGCCAGCACCGACGAGAAGTTGGCACTCGCCGAGCGGTTGGGCTGTGACCACCCCATCAACTACGAGGAGGAAGACTTCCGCGAGGTCGTCGAGGACGAAACCGACGGCGAGGGCGTCGATTTGGTCCTCGACGGCGTGGGCGGCGAGACGTTCGCCCGGAGCCTCGACGCGCTCTCGCACTTCGGGCGAATCGTGGCCTACGGCGCGGCCAGCGGCGAACCCGGACGGGTCGAGACGACGCGACTCCTCTTCGAGAACAAGTCGGTCGAAGGGTTCCACCTCGGAAACGCGCTCCAGCGGGACCCACAGCGCATCCTCCGGTCGGTGCCCGAACTGCAGGGACTCCTCGCGGCGGGCGAGTTGGAAATCGTGGTCGGCGAGCGGTTCCCGCTCGAAGACGCCGCCGAGGCCCACGAGGCCATCGAGAACCGCGAGACGACCGGGAAAGTCGTCCTGAACCCCTGA
- a CDS encoding HalOD1 output domain-containing protein has translation MNVEERPSLRTENAQKPVVTREVGDGESVTSAVVAAVRSTADRDPRELPPLYDAIDSDALEDIFGAMPDGTERRLDGRVVFQYGDYEVCVESGGTVRVYR, from the coding sequence ATGAACGTCGAAGAGCGCCCATCGCTTCGCACCGAGAACGCACAGAAGCCCGTCGTGACCCGCGAGGTCGGCGACGGCGAGTCAGTTACGAGCGCCGTCGTCGCGGCGGTACGTTCGACGGCCGACCGCGACCCGCGGGAGTTACCGCCGCTCTACGACGCTATCGACTCCGACGCGCTGGAAGACATCTTCGGGGCGATGCCGGACGGGACGGAGCGTCGGCTCGACGGTCGCGTCGTCTTCCAGTACGGGGACTACGAGGTCTGCGTCGAGAGCGGCGGCACCGTTCGGGTCTACCGATAG
- a CDS encoding helix-turn-helix domain-containing protein: MSVLAELTVPANEFVLADTLSSAPGMRIEIKRVVAGTERVTPYFWASDGDFEEFETALRDDETIADILTLEEQEGDERFYRVTWQSNVESLMTGISDAKATILEAVSDDGEQWELKVLFPNRDALSTFHDYCLEREFSFRLDRVYEPENPEERGSYGVTEDQREALTAAYDGGYFDVPRETDLSELADDLGISRNALSARLRRGHRNLLGNTLVHDE, translated from the coding sequence ATGAGCGTCTTGGCGGAGTTGACGGTTCCCGCAAACGAGTTCGTGCTTGCCGACACCCTGTCGAGCGCCCCCGGCATGCGAATCGAGATCAAACGCGTCGTCGCGGGCACCGAGCGCGTGACGCCGTACTTCTGGGCGTCGGACGGTGACTTCGAGGAGTTCGAGACGGCGCTTCGGGACGACGAGACGATAGCCGACATCCTGACGCTCGAAGAACAGGAGGGCGACGAGCGGTTCTATCGGGTCACGTGGCAATCGAACGTCGAGAGCCTGATGACGGGCATCTCCGACGCGAAGGCGACGATTCTGGAGGCCGTGAGCGACGACGGCGAGCAGTGGGAACTCAAGGTGCTGTTCCCGAATCGGGACGCGCTCTCGACGTTCCACGACTACTGTCTCGAACGGGAGTTCTCGTTTCGACTCGACCGCGTGTACGAGCCCGAGAACCCCGAGGAGCGCGGTTCGTACGGCGTGACCGAGGACCAGCGCGAGGCGCTGACCGCGGCCTACGACGGAGGCTACTTCGACGTGCCGCGGGAGACCGACCTCTCGGAACTGGCCGACGACCTCGGCATCTCGCGGAACGCGCTGTCGGCGCGGCTCCGGCGGGGACACCGGAACCTGTTGGGGAACACGCTTGTCCACGACGAGTGA
- a CDS encoding 6-hydroxymethylpterin diphosphokinase MptE-like protein — MNYETWSPVYERILADFGFDRESDERARDALADLTEPFDLDLLDASEETVAVAGAGPSLTDPDHPERPAELDRARRADAVFAASTAADHLRDAGVGVDCMVTDLDKNPETARELTEEGVPVAAHAHGDNVPAVREWVPRFDAEWVLPTTQARPVAHVRNPGGFTDGDRAAFLADCLGAAELRFVGWDFDDPDVDPMKAKKLAWAERLLYWLERRRDEEFAVLDGRRERIEPVSADERL; from the coding sequence ATGAACTACGAAACGTGGAGTCCCGTCTACGAGCGGATTCTGGCCGACTTCGGGTTCGACCGCGAGAGCGACGAACGCGCCCGCGACGCGCTGGCCGACCTGACCGAACCGTTCGACCTCGACCTCCTCGACGCGTCGGAAGAGACGGTCGCCGTCGCGGGTGCCGGGCCGTCGCTGACCGACCCGGACCACCCCGAGCGCCCGGCCGAACTCGACCGCGCGCGACGAGCAGACGCGGTGTTCGCCGCCTCGACCGCCGCCGACCACCTCCGGGACGCGGGCGTCGGCGTCGATTGCATGGTCACGGACTTGGACAAGAACCCCGAGACCGCCCGCGAGTTGACCGAGGAGGGAGTCCCCGTCGCGGCCCACGCCCACGGCGACAACGTCCCCGCGGTCCGCGAGTGGGTGCCCCGGTTCGACGCCGAGTGGGTCCTGCCGACGACGCAGGCCCGGCCGGTCGCCCACGTCCGGAACCCCGGCGGGTTCACCGACGGCGACCGGGCGGCGTTCCTCGCGGACTGTCTCGGGGCCGCCGAACTCCGGTTCGTCGGCTGGGACTTCGACGACCCGGACGTGGACCCGATGAAAGCGAAGAAGTTGGCGTGGGCCGAACGACTCCTCTACTGGCTGGAGCGACGCCGCGACGAGGAGTTCGCCGTGCTGGACGGGCGACGCGAGCGAATCGAACCGGTCTCCGCCGACGAGCGTTTATAG
- the folP gene encoding dihydropteroate synthase, which yields MQNVNAAGLGIGDDYPPRIMGVLNVSEESPYDPSVYDDPGEAAAYVDSELIGEGADIVDVGLESANKRFEVLSAEQELDRLDTAVETIESVSGDAVFSIETRYAEVAEEAISRGFDMVNDICGFADPRMPDVCREYDVAVAKMASPPDLERPGAVERVDDIYDALKREGLTDKTIVDPAFGGWSEEKTLEDDRETFDRLREFRGLGQPILVSINRKNFLRDLAGRDTDEALPVSLAATSMAVERGAHVVRTHDVAETMDAAKIGDAFARDRLRDDELGVEELDVTSAGEAARHLERLGADPEAADEAATRVFELSDLADAERERLAAAAVDAGVTVAPGRGGVLLAGTPGALARLRSRVADESEGDGAASQLVETLDAVSDPEQ from the coding sequence ATGCAGAACGTCAACGCCGCGGGCTTGGGCATCGGCGACGACTACCCGCCCCGAATCATGGGCGTGCTGAACGTCAGCGAGGAGTCCCCCTACGACCCGAGCGTCTACGACGACCCCGGCGAGGCCGCCGCGTACGTCGATTCGGAACTCATCGGCGAGGGCGCGGACATCGTGGACGTGGGCCTCGAATCCGCGAACAAGCGGTTCGAGGTCCTCTCTGCCGAGCAGGAACTCGACCGCCTCGACACCGCCGTCGAGACCATCGAGAGCGTGTCGGGCGATGCGGTCTTCTCCATCGAGACCAGATACGCCGAGGTCGCCGAGGAGGCCATCTCGCGCGGATTCGACATGGTCAACGACATCTGCGGCTTCGCCGACCCGCGGATGCCCGACGTGTGCCGGGAGTACGACGTTGCGGTGGCGAAGATGGCGAGTCCGCCCGACCTCGAACGCCCCGGCGCGGTCGAGCGCGTGGACGACATCTACGACGCGCTGAAGCGCGAAGGGCTGACGGACAAGACCATCGTGGACCCCGCGTTTGGCGGCTGGTCGGAAGAGAAGACACTCGAAGACGACCGCGAGACGTTCGACCGCCTCCGGGAGTTCCGCGGTCTCGGTCAGCCGATTCTGGTCTCCATCAACCGGAAGAACTTCCTCCGTGACCTCGCGGGCCGTGACACCGACGAGGCCCTGCCCGTCTCGCTCGCCGCGACTTCGATGGCCGTCGAGCGCGGCGCGCACGTCGTCCGGACCCACGACGTGGCCGAGACGATGGACGCCGCCAAAATCGGCGACGCGTTCGCCCGCGACCGACTCCGCGACGACGAGTTGGGCGTCGAGGAGCTAGACGTGACGAGCGCCGGGGAAGCCGCCCGCCACCTCGAACGACTCGGAGCCGACCCCGAGGCGGCTGACGAGGCCGCGACGCGCGTGTTCGAGCTATCGGACCTCGCGGACGCCGAGCGCGAACGCCTCGCCGCGGCCGCGGTGGACGCTGGCGTCACCGTCGCGCCCGGACGCGGCGGCGTCCTGCTGGCGGGGACGCCCGGCGCGCTGGCCCGCCTGCGCTCGCGCGTGGCCGACGAATCCGAGGGCGACGGGGCCGCGAGCCAACTGGTCGAAACCCTCGATGCTGTCAGCGACCCGGAACAGTAA
- a CDS encoding anthranilate synthase component II — MSLLVIDNYDSFVYNLVQYVGEFDPEVTVRRNDAVTLPEIRDLDPDGIVVSPGPGTPADAGISIPLFEETAYPILGVCLGHQALCAAAGATVGHAPEVVHGKPSLVTHDGAGVFAGLPDPFEVGRYHSLAVERAEIPDDLEVAARTVGAECGGDERESVVMAVRHRERPHVGVQFHPESILTDAGKRLVENFCASCRS; from the coding sequence ATGTCACTCCTCGTCATCGACAACTACGACTCGTTCGTCTACAACCTCGTCCAGTACGTCGGGGAGTTCGACCCCGAGGTCACGGTCCGGCGCAACGACGCCGTGACCCTGCCCGAAATCCGGGACCTCGACCCGGACGGCATCGTCGTCTCGCCCGGACCCGGCACGCCCGCCGACGCCGGTATCTCGATTCCGCTGTTCGAGGAGACCGCCTATCCGATTCTCGGGGTTTGTCTCGGCCATCAGGCGCTCTGTGCCGCCGCGGGCGCGACGGTGGGCCACGCGCCCGAGGTGGTCCACGGCAAGCCCTCGCTGGTGACCCACGACGGCGCGGGCGTGTTCGCGGGCCTGCCCGACCCCTTCGAGGTCGGGCGATACCACTCGCTTGCGGTCGAACGCGCCGAGATTCCCGACGACCTCGAAGTCGCGGCGCGGACGGTCGGTGCCGAGTGCGGGGGAGATGAGAGAGAAAGCGTCGTCATGGCGGTCCGCCACCGCGAGCGCCCCCACGTCGGCGTGCAGTTTCACCCCGAGAGCATCCTGACCGACGCGGGGAAACGACTGGTCGAGAACTTCTGTGCGTCGTGTCGGTCCTGA
- a CDS encoding DUF7344 domain-containing protein: MSEEPSEEGATPPSEERTVPTVNAAPTADLRTGEESSEKLDAAFALLADPVRRAALATLAEGDETVYAVDSLATAVASKRQAANAGDRTFEDATRARSLAVELHHRHLPKLESHGVVRYDPAERSVEYLGREWLDEWLDHVRQTE; this comes from the coding sequence GTGTCCGAGGAGCCGAGCGAGGAGGGCGCGACCCCACCGTCCGAGGAGCGCACGGTGCCGACCGTGAACGCCGCGCCGACCGCGGACCTGCGGACGGGCGAGGAGTCCTCCGAGAAACTCGACGCCGCGTTCGCGCTGTTGGCCGACCCGGTGCGCAGGGCCGCGCTCGCGACCCTCGCCGAGGGCGACGAGACCGTCTACGCCGTCGACTCGCTCGCCACCGCGGTCGCGTCGAAGCGGCAGGCCGCGAACGCGGGCGACCGGACCTTCGAGGACGCGACCCGAGCGCGGTCGCTGGCGGTCGAACTCCACCACAGGCACCTGCCGAAACTGGAGTCCCACGGCGTCGTGCGCTACGACCCGGCCGAGCGGTCGGTCGAGTATCTCGGCCGCGAGTGGTTGGACGAGTGGCTCGACCACGTGCGGCAGACCGAGTGA
- a CDS encoding pyridoxal phosphate-dependent aminotransferase, producing the protein MFPDIAYLDWITGRPESADYDLGSSDLRRAPAGPDEVVPPALAGVVSGEATLRERLAEIYGVEPENVLVTAGATHANFLAAAATVTDAEVAARATEESGDGDSTATPRVLVEKPGYEPLLATPEAVGATVDRFLRPPDDEYPLNPERVDAALVEDTALVTVTNRHNPSGRSTDRETLAETARVVGDDDARLLVDEVYAPFRAEPGDGPFGGPTAAGLPNTVVTNSLTKFFGFGDLRIGWLIADAAFVERARSVAHHVPAVAEPSRRLAGRALAAADRLADESRQRVRTNRGALAEFVTSRPDLSGTVEPGCPYALLDHDYADGDVVAEAAWDEGVLVVPGRFFDAPDQFRVGACQRPERVRDGLDLLGGVLDSLAE; encoded by the coding sequence GTGTTCCCCGACATCGCGTATCTCGACTGGATTACCGGACGACCCGAGAGCGCCGACTACGACCTCGGGTCGTCGGACCTCCGGCGCGCTCCCGCCGGACCCGACGAGGTGGTGCCCCCGGCGCTCGCTGGCGTCGTCTCCGGCGAGGCCACCCTGCGCGAACGTCTCGCCGAAATCTACGGCGTCGAACCCGAGAACGTCCTCGTGACCGCGGGTGCGACCCACGCCAACTTCCTCGCGGCCGCGGCGACCGTCACCGACGCGGAGGTCGCGGCCCGAGCGACCGAGGAGTCCGGCGACGGCGACTCCACTGCGACGCCGCGCGTGCTGGTCGAGAAACCCGGCTACGAACCCCTGCTAGCGACCCCGGAAGCGGTCGGCGCGACGGTTGACCGATTCCTCCGGCCGCCCGACGACGAGTATCCCCTGAACCCCGAGCGCGTGGACGCCGCACTCGTCGAAGACACCGCGCTCGTCACGGTGACGAACCGCCACAACCCGAGCGGTCGCTCGACCGACCGCGAGACGCTGGCCGAGACCGCTCGGGTCGTCGGCGACGACGACGCGCGACTCCTCGTGGACGAGGTGTACGCACCCTTCCGCGCCGAACCGGGCGATGGACCCTTCGGCGGTCCCACCGCGGCGGGACTCCCGAACACGGTCGTCACCAACTCGCTGACCAAGTTCTTCGGCTTCGGCGACCTGCGAATCGGCTGGCTAATCGCGGACGCCGCGTTCGTCGAGCGCGCGCGCTCGGTCGCCCACCACGTCCCTGCGGTCGCGGAGCCGAGTCGGCGACTCGCTGGCCGGGCGCTCGCGGCCGCCGACCGACTCGCCGACGAGTCCCGCCAGCGCGTCCGAACCAACCGCGGGGCGCTGGCGGAGTTCGTCACCTCGCGGCCGGACCTCTCGGGCACCGTCGAACCGGGCTGTCCGTACGCGCTTCTCGACCACGACTACGCCGACGGCGACGTGGTTGCCGAGGCGGCGTGGGACGAGGGCGTGCTGGTCGTGCCGGGGCGGTTCTTCGACGCTCCCGACCAGTTCCGCGTCGGCGCGTGCCAGCGCCCCGAGCGCGTTCGGGACGGGTTGGACCTCCTCGGCGGCGTCCTCGACTCGCTCGCGGAGTAA
- a CDS encoding PRC-barrel domain-containing protein has product MDGTPQEITNLVGREVYSNSGVFVGEVEDVRLDVDAVTVTGIALGELNRDLFGDVVGNENGVMIPYRWVRAVGDVVLINDTIERLQQPETDDEEAAV; this is encoded by the coding sequence ATGGACGGAACTCCGCAGGAGATTACGAATCTAGTCGGTCGGGAGGTGTACTCCAACAGCGGCGTCTTCGTCGGGGAAGTCGAGGACGTGCGTCTGGACGTGGACGCCGTCACCGTGACCGGAATTGCCCTCGGCGAACTCAACCGTGACCTGTTCGGCGATGTCGTCGGCAACGAGAACGGCGTGATGATTCCGTATCGGTGGGTACGCGCGGTCGGGGACGTGGTCCTCATCAACGACACCATCGAGCGACTCCAGCAACCCGAGACCGACGACGAAGAAGCCGCGGTCTGA
- a CDS encoding DHH family phosphoesterase, whose protein sequence is MSAGITISSMSDYAILGCGSVGHAVAEELVEQGKDVLIIDRDADRVEALRDQDLNAQTADIREEGLYETIADNEVVLIMSSDVEANKQAVRTIRENDGEQFVVVRASDPVSEDELTELGADVVINPSEVIADSALRALETGELEYKAQQLADVIEETGDRLAIVTHDNPDPDSIASAVALQAIADTLGVEADILYIGDIGHQENRAFVNLLGIELLPYADADVDDYDTMALVDHAKATETTFDEPVDILIDHFEPDEEYEAEFVDIRPSVSSTSTIMTKYIQEFDLNVSEEVATALLYGIRAETLDFKRDTTPADLTAAAYLYPFANHDTLEQVESPSMSPETLDVLAEAITNREVQGSHLVSNAGFIRDRDALTQAASHLLNLEGITTTAVFGIAEETIYLAARSKDIRMNIGKVLQDAFSDIGEAAGHSTQASVEIPLGIFTGIETTDDNRDTLLSLTEEAVKRKLFDAMGVESGEGSNGS, encoded by the coding sequence ATGAGCGCCGGGATTACCATCTCCTCGATGTCCGACTACGCTATCTTGGGCTGTGGGAGCGTCGGGCACGCGGTCGCCGAGGAACTGGTGGAGCAGGGCAAAGACGTACTCATCATCGACCGGGACGCCGACCGCGTCGAGGCCCTGCGTGACCAAGACCTCAACGCCCAGACCGCCGACATCCGCGAGGAGGGCCTCTACGAAACCATCGCGGACAACGAAGTCGTTCTCATCATGTCCTCGGACGTGGAGGCCAACAAGCAGGCGGTCCGGACGATTCGGGAGAACGACGGCGAGCAGTTCGTCGTCGTGCGCGCGAGCGACCCCGTCTCCGAGGACGAACTCACCGAGTTGGGCGCGGACGTGGTCATCAACCCCTCGGAGGTCATCGCCGACTCGGCGCTCCGCGCGCTCGAAACCGGCGAACTGGAGTACAAGGCCCAACAGCTGGCCGACGTTATCGAGGAGACCGGCGACCGACTCGCCATCGTCACCCACGACAACCCGGACCCCGACTCCATCGCCAGCGCGGTCGCGCTCCAAGCCATCGCCGACACCCTCGGCGTCGAGGCCGACATCCTCTACATCGGCGACATCGGCCACCAAGAGAACCGCGCGTTCGTCAATCTGCTGGGCATCGAACTCCTGCCGTACGCGGACGCCGACGTGGACGACTACGACACGATGGCGCTGGTGGACCACGCCAAGGCGACCGAGACGACCTTCGACGAGCCTGTAGACATCCTCATCGACCACTTCGAACCGGACGAGGAGTACGAGGCCGAGTTCGTGGACATCCGTCCCTCGGTGAGTTCGACCTCGACCATCATGACGAAGTACATTCAGGAGTTCGACCTCAACGTCAGCGAGGAGGTCGCCACCGCGCTCCTGTACGGCATCCGCGCCGAGACGCTGGACTTCAAGCGCGACACGACGCCCGCGGACCTCACCGCCGCCGCCTACCTCTACCCCTTCGCCAACCACGACACGCTCGAACAGGTCGAGTCCCCCTCGATGTCGCCCGAGACGCTGGACGTGCTGGCGGAGGCCATCACCAACCGCGAGGTGCAGGGGAGCCACCTCGTGAGCAACGCGGGGTTCATCCGCGACCGCGACGCGCTCACGCAGGCCGCTTCCCACCTGCTGAATCTGGAGGGCATCACGACGACCGCGGTCTTCGGCATCGCCGAGGAGACCATCTACCTCGCGGCGCGCTCGAAGGACATCCGGATGAACATCGGCAAGGTGCTACAGGACGCCTTCTCGGACATCGGCGAGGCCGCGGGCCACTCGACGCAGGCCAGCGTCGAGATTCCGCTCGGCATCTTCACCGGCATCGAGACGACCGACGACAACCGCGACACCCTGCTGTCGCTGACCGAGGAGGCCGTCAAGCGCAAGCTCTTCGACGCGATGGGCGTCGAGAGCGGCGAGGGGAGTAACGGAAGCTGA
- a CDS encoding YcaO-like family protein, which translates to MGERTGIVSEVEFDHPPRDDDSILGADIATASVGRLLPQDTETDPDPEAGGKGHTVAEGVQTAVGEFTERYCALWPSAVHDYRTVEATYEEMAASDASVPAFECVAPFDPETVRAFGAEPFDRATEVEWAAGTDLLGGGETFVPVPLVSLGESTGGDPYFFTSSSGLACGPDLASALCGAIYEYVERDAVMRSWYRQDPPTRLSLDEWPALERERRRLGNDFGEYRLYRFETESEFHTLGGVYVDERDRAPKFLFGASADLDFEEAVRDALVEATQGLRSMKTSLAYEGPRDVPSPNVLNLDENFKYYSRPENFEEVSLFFEGPEAVAPDHGSRAFQSPERELDACLDALEAIGATPVAYDLTTTGVESTGLRVVRVVVPELVALCPPGLPPVAHPVFVGDDLVERGHPFP; encoded by the coding sequence GTGGGCGAGCGAACCGGCATCGTCTCCGAGGTCGAGTTCGACCACCCGCCCCGCGACGACGACTCGATACTCGGAGCCGATATCGCGACCGCCTCCGTGGGGCGACTCCTCCCGCAGGACACCGAGACCGACCCGGACCCCGAAGCGGGCGGTAAAGGGCACACTGTCGCCGAGGGCGTCCAGACCGCGGTCGGGGAGTTCACCGAACGCTACTGTGCGCTCTGGCCGAGCGCGGTCCACGACTACCGGACCGTCGAGGCGACCTACGAAGAGATGGCCGCCAGCGACGCGTCGGTCCCGGCGTTCGAGTGCGTCGCGCCGTTCGACCCCGAGACCGTCCGGGCGTTCGGCGCGGAGCCGTTCGACCGAGCGACCGAGGTCGAGTGGGCCGCCGGAACCGACTTACTGGGCGGCGGCGAGACGTTCGTGCCGGTGCCGCTGGTCTCGCTCGGTGAATCGACCGGCGGGGACCCGTACTTCTTCACGTCGTCTAGCGGTCTCGCCTGCGGTCCGGACCTCGCGTCCGCGCTGTGTGGGGCCATCTACGAGTACGTCGAACGCGACGCGGTGATGCGCTCGTGGTACCGTCAGGACCCGCCGACGCGGCTCTCGCTCGACGAGTGGCCCGCCCTCGAACGCGAGCGCCGACGACTCGGTAACGACTTCGGCGAGTACCGGCTGTACCGGTTCGAGACCGAGAGCGAGTTCCACACGCTCGGCGGCGTCTACGTGGACGAGCGCGACCGCGCGCCGAAGTTCCTCTTCGGGGCGTCCGCCGACCTCGACTTCGAGGAGGCGGTCCGCGACGCGCTGGTCGAGGCCACGCAGGGTCTCCGTTCGATGAAGACCTCGCTGGCGTACGAAGGTCCCCGAGACGTGCCGTCGCCGAACGTGTTGAATCTCGACGAGAACTTCAAGTACTACTCCCGGCCCGAGAACTTCGAGGAGGTCTCGCTGTTCTTCGAGGGGCCGGAGGCGGTCGCTCCCGACCACGGGTCGCGGGCGTTCCAAAGCCCGGAGCGCGAACTCGACGCGTGCCTCGACGCACTGGAGGCCATCGGCGCGACCCCCGTGGCGTACGACCTCACGACGACCGGCGTCGAATCGACCGGTCTCCGGGTCGTTCGCGTGGTCGTGCCCGAACTCGTGGCGCTGTGCCCGCCGGGTCTCCCGCCGGTCGCCCACCCGGTGTTCGTTGGCGACGACCTCGTCGAGCGAGGGCACCCCTTCCCCTGA